The Merismopedia glauca CCAP 1448/3 DNA window ACCAAACGGGTTCCAGCTACCACCTGAGTTGTACCTAGTTCCATTGCTTGTACCACTTCAGTAGTTTCTAACTGAATGGTTTCGACGATTTGTTCAATTTCTTTGGTAGCTGCGGCTGATTGGGCGGCTAATTGTCCTACTTCTTCGGCTACCACCGCAAAGCCTCGACCTTCTTCTCCGGCTCTGGCAGCTTCAATACTAGCGTTAACGGCTAATAAGTTGGTTTTAAGAGCAATTTCGTTAATTAGGGAAATTACCTTAGAAATCTGTTGCGAAGCTTCCCCTAAGCGCTTCACTTTCTTGGCAGTTTCAGATACGGTTTCTCGCAACTGCAAGATACTTTCTACCGTGCGATCCATTGTTTCACCACCCGATTGGGCGACTTCTGAGGCGGTACGGGCAACTTCGGCTGTAGTTTTCGCATTATCAGCTACTTGTTGAATGGAACGGGTCATTTGTTCCACCGAATCCACAGTTTGAGTAATCTGAGTTGCTTGTTTGAGTGCTTCATCTGTGAGTAGCCGAATAGCGCTTTCGTTTTCACCCACAGAACTGTTTACCTGAGTTGCAGATTCTTGCACTTGGGTAACTAGTTCTCGTAAACTTTCGACAATACTGTTGAAGAAGTCAGCAACAATCCCGATTTCACCGGCGGTAATTTCTGCCCGCACAGTTAAGTTACCCTGAGATGCACCTTCAACGTCTGTCAGGAGTTTGAATAATTCTTGTTGTAGCTGTTCGTTGCGTTGTTTCTGTTCTTCTGCAATCTGGGTTTGAGTGGCGATTTCTCTGGTAGCAGCTTGTTCTTGTTCGGTTAAAAGTGTCTGAATTTGGTCTGCCATGAGGTTAATATTGGAACCAAGTTCAGATATTTCGTCTGCTCCTTGTACTGCAATTCGAGTATCAAATTCCCCTCGTCCCAATTTTTTCACGGCTGCGGTAGATTCTAGAATGGGACGAGTAGCTAAGTTGGCTACATAAGCAGCGATAGCGCTCACGGCTAATGCTGCTAATAAAGTTCCTAATGCTAGAGTTATCAACAGTTGTCTCTGGGGAGCAAAAGCGATCGCTGTATCAATTGCTACGACACTATCCCATTTCAACTGGGGCATTCCTTCTAGTTTTTGGAAGGGGGCGTAGGCAATTAGTTGCTCGGCATTATCAATTTTATCTATACTGAGAGTAGCATCTGGTTTGCCTGCTGTTTTGAGTTGAGCCAAACTAGGAAAATCGCTAGTAGCGTCTCTACCCACCTGGTTTTCTTCAGTGGCAATGATGAATTTACCGCTACGATCTACTATATGTAATTCTTCTTGCCCAGCATTGGAGTTGATAATTATGGCTGCCAAAGACTTCATGGGGAGGCGTGAGCGGATGACACCAATAATTTGCCCTGTGCCCCTCTCTTTAATCGGTGCAGCGAAGTGAATCACCTTCTCTCCGGTAGATTTAGAGGTAGAAACCTCACTAATAACAGGTTGACCTGTTTTGATGACTTGCTGAAAATAAGCGCGATCGCTATGATTGTCTAGAGCTTTGCCTTTCGATTGGACAAGTACATTCCCCTTGAGGTCAAAAGCCGCAATACTGTCATATACTCGATAAGTTTCTACAGCCTTAGTTAAAACTGTATTTTTTTCCTCAGCAGTTGTGACTGCTCGCACTTTGGGATTGATCAAAATCGGTAGGTTAGACAGCACCTGAACATCGCCATAGCGCTCAAATATAAAGTTATTCAGTTTTTCTGCAACACTCACCGCCTCTTCTGTTTCTACCTGAGTAATTTGTTTTGTAATTGACTGGTTGGCAAAGTGATAAGCAGTTGCTCCAATTGCTATTAAGGGCAGAGTACCAATCGCTACGGCAAAGAGAGTAGCTTTCTGTCTAACTCCTAATCTAGAAAGTAAGGGAACTGAAAGTGATTTTCTCTGTTGAGATGCATTTTCAGTGACACTGCCAGAATTTGCCTCTGGAGAATTATTTGGATTGTTCATCATATTTATAATTCAAGAAATATAAGATTTTGCTGGGTGTTGTAATTTATTGCGGTTGAATGATTTGATCTCGCCGTTTAATCTAGGTGATAGTTCATCAATGATTGGTTTAATGCGATTTATTAGCTCGATCCAATTTGTGAAAACTGCTCATTTACCTCTCAACTGGGAACTTCCAATACTCAACAATCAACGCAAAACCGATGCATTGAGGATCGCTTCAGGATCTAAAACTAAAAGAACTTCCCGATCTTGAGGAATACAACCTCGCAGGTAAGGGGTTAAATTTGGCGCTACCGTACCAATCGGAGACTGGATCAGATCTCGGTTTAACCTCTGTACTCCTTTAACTGCTTGTACAGCCAAGGCTAAGGCAGCTTTTTGGACTTGGATAATGGCAATATTGTATAGATGTACATCTGTCGCGATCGCCTCTAACCCCAACATTTGTGGTAAATCTGCCACCCAGAAAACGCGGCTGCGTTGGTTGAGTAAGCCCAGCATACATACAGGGGCATTTGGCATATAGGTAAGGCGGCTAGCCGGAACGATCAGCACTTCTTGGGCAAATTCTATGGGTAAAGCTGCGTGATTTTGGTCGTCAAGTTGTAGCTTGAGATATGCCTCACCGATATTTTGGTGCGATCGATTTAATTGAAGATCCAAAGTTGAAGTATTCATAACTTATCCCAAGGATTAATAATAGGAAAACCGCTTTCAGAAACCTGGTAAACCATCTATTTATCCCCTCTTTTTCGCTCCTCTTTTAATAGACCAATCTCAACCAACAATCAACAATAAGTTATCAATTTGCTACTAATCTCACAGCCCGAACCAATTCCTCTTTAGTAAAAGGTTTGGTCACATAAGCATCAGCACCTTGCTTCATTGCCCATAACCGATCTAGTTCTTGATTTTTAGATGTACAAATCACAACTGGGAGCTTCTGAGTTCCAGCATTTTTCTTCAAGCTGCGACACAATTCTAAACCACTCATTCCTGGCATTACTACATCAGAAACTACGACATCCGGCTTATGTTGTTCAGCTTTAACTAGAGCTTCTTTAGCATCTGTGGTACTAATTACGGTGTAGCCACTATCGCGTAAATAACCACTAATTAATTCCATTTCCGAAATGGTATCTTCTACTACTAGTACTGTCGCCATTTGATTTACCTTCTCCTAAAAAACAAATTATAAAATTAACCAACATCAAGGGTTCAATTCCCTTAGTTCTTCAATCCTACTTCTGTACAGACATAGCAGTGCTACTACTTCTGACTAGCCCCTGCGGGGCGGCTTCGCCTACTGACTTTTGACTTCTGACTTCATTTAGTATTCCCATACTTCAGGAAAAAATCACACGCCAACTTAAGTTAAATATCTAAAGACCATTTTTACTAATTCTGATTGAGTAAAAGGTTTGGTCAAATAGTCTGTAGCTCCTACCATCCTAGCTTTGGCTCGGTCTAC harbors:
- a CDS encoding methyl-accepting chemotaxis protein; this translates as MMNNPNNSPEANSGSVTENASQQRKSLSVPLLSRLGVRQKATLFAVAIGTLPLIAIGATAYHFANQSITKQITQVETEEAVSVAEKLNNFIFERYGDVQVLSNLPILINPKVRAVTTAEEKNTVLTKAVETYRVYDSIAAFDLKGNVLVQSKGKALDNHSDRAYFQQVIKTGQPVISEVSTSKSTGEKVIHFAAPIKERGTGQIIGVIRSRLPMKSLAAIIINSNAGQEELHIVDRSGKFIIATEENQVGRDATSDFPSLAQLKTAGKPDATLSIDKIDNAEQLIAYAPFQKLEGMPQLKWDSVVAIDTAIAFAPQRQLLITLALGTLLAALAVSAIAAYVANLATRPILESTAAVKKLGRGEFDTRIAVQGADEISELGSNINLMADQIQTLLTEQEQAATREIATQTQIAEEQKQRNEQLQQELFKLLTDVEGASQGNLTVRAEITAGEIGIVADFFNSIVESLRELVTQVQESATQVNSSVGENESAIRLLTDEALKQATQITQTVDSVEQMTRSIQQVADNAKTTAEVARTASEVAQSGGETMDRTVESILQLRETVSETAKKVKRLGEASQQISKVISLINEIALKTNLLAVNASIEAARAGEEGRGFAVVAEEVGQLAAQSAAATKEIEQIVETIQLETTEVVQAMELGTTQVVAGTRLVEETKHSLTKIVKVSAKIDQLVASISNATVSQAQTSQSVTQLMAEIAQISERTSGSSRQVSHALQKTVEITKKLQESVGTFKVA
- a CDS encoding chemotaxis protein CheW encodes the protein MNTSTLDLQLNRSHQNIGEAYLKLQLDDQNHAALPIEFAQEVLIVPASRLTYMPNAPVCMLGLLNQRSRVFWVADLPQMLGLEAIATDVHLYNIAIIQVQKAALALAVQAVKGVQRLNRDLIQSPIGTVAPNLTPYLRGCIPQDREVLLVLDPEAILNASVLR
- a CDS encoding response regulator, which encodes MATVLVVEDTISEMELISGYLRDSGYTVISTTDAKEALVKAEQHKPDVVVSDVVMPGMSGLELCRSLKKNAGTQKLPVVICTSKNQELDRLWAMKQGADAYVTKPFTKEELVRAVRLVAN